In Candidatus Bathyarchaeia archaeon, the following are encoded in one genomic region:
- the rplV gene encoding 50S ribosomal protein L22 — MPKWGYSITEEALDPEKTAKASGREVRVSHKSAREVCRTIKGMMLAKAKQYLKDVIAKKQAVPFRRFKKKAGHRHGLTKAYAGKYPVKAAKYVLKILEGAEANAEYKGLDTDRLRIIHASAFPGIKVKRFMPRASGRATPDFETLCHIEIALEEQPETGVET, encoded by the coding sequence TTGCCAAAATGGGGATACTCCATAACAGAAGAAGCATTAGACCCCGAAAAAACCGCAAAAGCAAGCGGGCGAGAAGTTAGAGTATCCCATAAATCCGCTCGCGAAGTCTGCAGAACAATCAAAGGAATGATGCTCGCAAAAGCAAAACAATACCTTAAGGACGTAATAGCCAAAAAACAAGCGGTTCCCTTCAGAAGATTCAAGAAGAAAGCGGGTCACCGTCACGGACTAACAAAAGCCTACGCAGGCAAATACCCAGTAAAAGCAGCAAAATACGTGCTGAAAATACTTGAAGGCGCAGAAGCAAACGCTGAATACAAAGGTTTAGACACCGACAGACTACGCATAATACACGCATCCGCATTCCCTGGAATCAAAGTAAAACGGTTCATGCCACGCGCTTCTGGAAGAGCAACACCAGACTTTGAAACTCTATGCCACATTGAAATAGCTTTAGAAGAACAACCAGAAACAGGAGTAGAAACGTAA
- a CDS encoding 50S ribosomal protein L5, translating into MTTGGSLKLSEDEIRKAWEEHPSLKPKIEKVVVNISVGKSGEPLEKATKVLKELTGQTPCKRKAKKTIRDFGIRKGEPIACIVTLRKQKAIDFLKKVLPVIDNKLSQGCFDLYGNFSFGIKEHIEIPSVRYDPDIGIYGMDVCVSLIRPGYRVKNRRRGKAKIGSKHILKPEETMMFVKETLGVEIV; encoded by the coding sequence ATCACTACCGGAGGCAGCCTAAAATTGTCTGAGGACGAAATTCGTAAAGCATGGGAAGAGCATCCTTCTCTTAAACCGAAGATAGAGAAAGTTGTCGTTAACATCAGTGTTGGCAAGTCTGGCGAGCCGTTGGAAAAAGCCACGAAGGTTCTGAAAGAATTAACCGGTCAGACTCCTTGCAAAAGAAAAGCCAAGAAAACCATTAGGGACTTTGGCATTCGAAAAGGAGAACCCATAGCATGCATCGTGACCCTTAGAAAACAAAAAGCAATAGACTTTTTGAAGAAAGTTTTACCCGTAATCGACAACAAACTCTCCCAAGGATGCTTTGACCTATATGGCAACTTTTCCTTCGGCATAAAAGAACACATCGAAATTCCAAGTGTAAGATACGACCCAGACATAGGCATATACGGCATGGACGTTTGTGTTTCTCTAATTCGCCCTGGATACCGCGTCAAAAATCGGCGCAGGGGAAAGGCGAAAATTGGTTCAAAACACATTTTAAAACCAGAGGAGACCATGATGTTTGTTAAAGAAACTTTAGGAGTTGAAATCGTCTAG
- the rplX gene encoding 50S ribosomal protein L24: MQAIKPVTKPSKQRKMVFQAPSHIRYKLFAAPLSPELQASQGVKTLPVRSGDTVRITRGDHKGFEGKITKVDRKKYRIYVEGLTREKVDGTTIFVPIHPSKVMITRLNLDDKWRKKILERKKATREKIEEVVEKPPKKVAEVKEKVIEEKPPEKKPPRRKKKVAEKAKEEKTEEKAERPEKKEKPKAKKPRAKRRTTEKTEGGK, translated from the coding sequence ATGCAAGCAATAAAGCCAGTAACAAAACCGTCGAAACAAAGAAAAATGGTCTTTCAAGCTCCGTCCCACATACGTTACAAACTTTTCGCTGCGCCTTTATCGCCCGAATTACAAGCTTCGCAAGGAGTGAAAACTCTGCCAGTTAGAAGCGGCGACACTGTCCGCATAACGCGTGGAGACCACAAGGGGTTCGAAGGAAAAATAACCAAAGTGGACCGAAAAAAATACAGAATTTACGTTGAAGGCTTAACAAGAGAAAAAGTTGACGGCACCACAATATTTGTTCCCATACATCCTTCCAAAGTCATGATAACTCGCCTAAATCTCGATGACAAATGGCGAAAAAAAATCTTGGAAAGAAAAAAGGCAACACGCGAAAAAATCGAAGAAGTAGTGGAAAAACCTCCGAAAAAAGTCGCCGAAGTAAAGGAAAAAGTCATCGAAGAAAAACCGCCAGAAAAGAAACCGCCAAGAAGAAAGAAAAAAGTAGCCGAGAAAGCAAAAGAGGAAAAAACTGAAGAGAAAGCAGAAAGACCAGAGAAAAAGGAAAAACCCAAAGCAAAGAAACCAAGAGCCAAACGCAGAACAACAGAAAAAACTGAAGGAGGAAAATAG
- a CDS encoding 30S ribosomal protein S17: MSLVFKKPRKTCKDRNCPFHGELPVRGRVLDGVVVSAKMDKTVIVKREYLHYVPKFLRYERRHSRIPSHAPPCIEVKEGDRVVIAECRPISKTVSFVVVEKMEEK, translated from the coding sequence ATGTCGCTGGTTTTTAAGAAACCTAGGAAGACTTGTAAGGACCGAAACTGTCCTTTCCACGGTGAACTCCCAGTTAGAGGTCGTGTGTTAGACGGTGTTGTTGTTAGCGCAAAAATGGATAAAACAGTCATAGTGAAACGTGAATATCTCCATTATGTTCCTAAGTTTCTGAGATATGAGAGAAGACACAGTCGCATTCCATCCCACGCTCCGCCATGCATAGAAGTGAAAGAAGGCGACAGAGTAGTAATAGCTGAATGCCGCCCAATAAGCAAAACCGTCTCGTTTGTCGTCGTTGAAAAAATGGAGGAGAAGTAA
- a CDS encoding 50S ribosomal protein L18, whose translation MAKDSRYCVPFRRRREGKTEYKTRKALILSGKPRLVARGTLQNMVAQIIIAKPNGDEVLVSAHSKELTKNYGWTAPRGNLPAAYLTGLLCGLKAKAQGIEETILDIGLHTPSKGARIFAVLKGALDAGIAIPHEEEKLPDDKRIKGIHIAEYAESLTFNPEVYQSRFSKYLEHKLSPEKLPEHFAKVKADIIAAFKSGGKKT comes from the coding sequence ATGGCTAAAGACTCGCGTTATTGTGTTCCATTTAGGCGAAGAAGAGAAGGAAAAACAGAATATAAAACAAGGAAAGCTCTAATCCTTTCCGGAAAGCCTCGGCTTGTCGCCCGTGGCACTCTCCAAAACATGGTCGCGCAAATAATAATAGCAAAACCTAACGGTGATGAAGTTCTAGTTTCAGCACACAGCAAAGAACTAACCAAAAACTACGGATGGACAGCCCCAAGAGGAAACTTGCCCGCAGCCTATCTAACTGGGCTTCTCTGCGGACTGAAAGCCAAAGCACAAGGCATAGAAGAAACAATTCTAGACATAGGACTGCACACGCCTTCTAAAGGCGCAAGAATTTTTGCCGTTCTAAAAGGAGCTCTCGACGCTGGAATAGCCATTCCACACGAGGAAGAAAAATTGCCGGACGACAAAAGAATAAAAGGCATACACATTGCAGAATACGCAGAAAGTTTAACATTCAATCCAGAAGTTTATCAGTCTAGATTCTCGAAATATCTGGAACACAAACTTTCGCCAGAAAAACTTCCTGAACATTTTGCGAAAGTTAAAGCGGACATAATTGCCGCATTTAAAAGTGGAGGTAAAAAGACTTGA
- a CDS encoding 50S ribosomal protein L19e, with amino-acid sequence MSLKSQRRLAAQILKIGQNRVWIDPERIDDVEAAITREEIRKLVHEGVIQPLPEKGVSRARARVLHEKKKKGRRRGPGSATGSAHAKISRKEAWMNKIRALRKRLRELKEKKIITEDTYRKLYKMASSGRFESVADLERYLKAQELWRKR; translated from the coding sequence ATGAGTCTCAAAAGTCAACGACGTCTTGCTGCTCAAATACTGAAAATTGGACAAAACCGCGTCTGGATAGACCCCGAAAGAATAGACGATGTGGAAGCTGCAATAACACGTGAAGAAATTCGAAAACTAGTCCACGAAGGAGTTATCCAGCCTCTTCCTGAAAAAGGTGTAAGCCGCGCAAGAGCACGAGTTCTGCATGAAAAGAAAAAGAAAGGACGACGCCGCGGACCAGGCAGCGCGACAGGTTCAGCGCATGCTAAAATCTCTAGAAAAGAAGCTTGGATGAACAAGATTAGGGCTTTGAGAAAAAGACTTCGTGAATTAAAGGAGAAAAAGATCATCACTGAAGATACTTATCGAAAACTCTACAAAATGGCAAGCAGCGGAAGATTCGAGTCAGTTGCTGATTTAGAACGCTATCTAAAAGCACAAGAACTTTGGAGGAAACGTTAA
- a CDS encoding 30S ribosomal protein S3 produces the protein MAVVKHFVTESIKKTEIDEFLQKKLERAGYGGVTISKTPLGTHVVIYVMRPGLVIGRGGETIRELAAILEEKFKISNPQISVSEIEIPELNAYVVASRVASALQRGVHFRRAGFWALNQVMDAGALGAEIIISGKLRTERARFEKFRTGYLPKTGDAALKYMRKAEVHVQLKPGIFGVRVRIMPPDAKFPDKIQIVEEAPPLTEEESPEETMEAAAEEKTEEPTAEAAEEERKEEAGEEKEETK, from the coding sequence ATGGCAGTCGTTAAACATTTTGTGACAGAATCAATAAAGAAAACAGAAATTGACGAGTTTTTGCAGAAAAAGCTTGAAAGAGCCGGATACGGCGGAGTGACAATATCAAAAACTCCGCTTGGAACACACGTAGTAATTTACGTAATGCGTCCTGGGCTGGTCATAGGACGCGGTGGAGAAACAATAAGAGAACTCGCAGCAATTTTGGAAGAAAAATTCAAAATTTCCAACCCGCAAATTTCTGTTTCTGAAATTGAAATTCCCGAATTAAACGCTTATGTTGTCGCTTCTCGTGTGGCTTCCGCTCTGCAAAGGGGCGTACATTTCAGACGTGCCGGGTTCTGGGCTCTAAACCAAGTCATGGACGCTGGAGCTTTAGGCGCGGAAATAATCATAAGCGGAAAATTAAGAACTGAAAGAGCAAGATTTGAGAAATTCCGGACTGGATACTTACCTAAGACTGGAGACGCGGCGCTGAAATACATGCGCAAAGCCGAAGTTCACGTTCAATTGAAACCCGGCATATTCGGTGTAAGAGTAAGAATAATGCCACCAGACGCAAAGTTTCCAGATAAAATCCAAATAGTGGAGGAGGCTCCCCCGCTAACCGAAGAAGAGAGTCCAGAAGAAACAATGGAAGCCGCTGCAGAAGAAAAAACAGAAGAGCCAACAGCAGAAGCTGCAGAAGAAGAACGCAAGGAAGAAGCAGGTGAAGAAAAGGAGGAAACAAAGTAA
- a CDS encoding ribonuclease P protein component 1 encodes MKVTPDIIRCEFIGNEAKVAKSTHTGYLGISGKIVDETRNTFTILHKGEKKIVIKNMAVFHFKFPDGTIVEIDGKILTGRPEDRLKRHVRRLW; translated from the coding sequence ATGAAAGTAACACCTGATATAATCCGCTGCGAGTTCATAGGGAACGAAGCCAAAGTTGCTAAAAGCACGCATACGGGGTATTTGGGAATTTCTGGAAAAATAGTAGATGAGACACGCAACACTTTTACGATTTTACATAAAGGCGAAAAGAAAATAGTCATTAAGAACATGGCGGTTTTCCACTTTAAATTTCCCGATGGCACAATTGTGGAGATTGACGGCAAAATTCTTACTGGAAGACCGGAAGACCGCCTTAAACGGCATGTAAGGAGGCTGTGGTGA
- a CDS encoding DMT family transporter, with protein MQQTKGYLLIVAASVIWGTMGIFGKLAFAYGIDPVTLTALRIIISSSTMLFALLLFRRSLLKIEKKDLPQLIIFGVLAVALQRVAYFYTVELTTATIAAVMFYTYPVFVTVHASIFFKEKITSMVILAIALAFSGVTLVVKAYEAAWLNTNLLGLAFGILTSLLFALYFLMCRKLRTRYTNWTLLVYGDGIGAIALIPTLFFSSSQIINYPPQLWTLIIVIGLFPSLTAYLLFSYALKYVESAKGSILSIIEPLSAAAFSITILGEKFEVWQAAGVALALTGIILLFYKPKPKN; from the coding sequence ATGCAGCAAACGAAAGGGTATCTTCTCATAGTCGCAGCTTCAGTCATATGGGGAACTATGGGAATTTTTGGAAAACTTGCTTTCGCTTATGGAATTGACCCGGTGACGCTAACTGCCTTGAGAATCATAATTTCATCTTCAACAATGCTATTTGCGCTACTCTTGTTTAGGAGAAGTCTTCTCAAAATTGAAAAGAAAGACCTTCCACAACTAATAATTTTTGGCGTTTTGGCTGTGGCTCTTCAAAGAGTCGCCTATTTCTACACTGTTGAATTGACAACTGCGACGATAGCAGCAGTGATGTTTTACACGTATCCCGTTTTCGTCACAGTTCACGCATCAATATTTTTCAAAGAAAAAATAACTTCTATGGTAATACTTGCGATAGCCTTGGCGTTCTCGGGCGTTACGCTTGTCGTTAAGGCTTACGAAGCCGCATGGTTAAACACAAACCTTTTGGGTCTAGCCTTTGGCATACTTACGAGCCTATTGTTTGCGTTATACTTTTTAATGTGCAGAAAACTACGAACCCGCTACACAAACTGGACTCTACTGGTATATGGCGACGGAATAGGCGCAATCGCTCTAATCCCCACCCTCTTCTTTTCTTCCTCCCAAATCATCAATTATCCCCCACAACTTTGGACGCTAATAATTGTAATTGGACTTTTTCCCTCCCTCACGGCATATCTTCTCTTTTCTTACGCTTTAAAATACGTTGAATCCGCAAAAGGAAGCATACTATCCATTATAGAGCCTCTTTCAGCTGCTGCCTTCTCAATAACAATTCTCGGAGAAAAATTTGAAGTATGGCAAGCTGCAGGCGTAGCGCTCGCATTAACTGGAATAATCTTGCTCTTCTATAAGCCGAAACCCAAAAATTGA
- a CDS encoding 50S ribosomal protein L6: MRMVEVSRSIQIPDDVEATVEGRKVTLKGAKGTLTCDFSHAPVSIELNGKTIRVWAKWPRKKETALVGTVYSHIQNMITGVRKGFTYKLKIVFSHFPISVKVQGKTVLIENFTGERGSRKAKIVGDAQVKVQSEDVIVQGINLEDVSQTAANIEQATKVKRKDPRVFLDGIYVYERSEGM, from the coding sequence ATGCGGATGGTTGAAGTCTCAAGAAGTATTCAAATTCCGGATGATGTGGAAGCTACAGTGGAAGGTAGGAAGGTCACACTCAAGGGCGCAAAAGGAACATTAACATGTGACTTTTCGCATGCGCCAGTATCCATTGAGCTCAATGGCAAAACCATCCGCGTTTGGGCTAAATGGCCACGCAAAAAAGAAACAGCCCTCGTAGGCACCGTTTACTCGCACATTCAAAACATGATAACCGGAGTTAGAAAAGGCTTCACATACAAACTCAAAATAGTTTTCTCACACTTTCCAATATCAGTCAAAGTTCAAGGAAAAACCGTACTAATCGAGAATTTCACGGGAGAACGAGGCTCTAGAAAAGCCAAAATTGTAGGCGACGCTCAAGTTAAAGTTCAAAGCGAAGATGTGATTGTTCAGGGCATAAACCTTGAAGACGTAAGCCAAACAGCAGCAAACATAGAACAAGCAACTAAAGTGAAAAGAAAAGACCCACGGGTTTTCTTAGACGGCATATACGTGTATGAACGAAGCGAGGGAATGTAA
- a CDS encoding uL15 family ribosomal protein yields MPHKLRKIRKKRGSRTQGYGRVGQHRKSGSKGYRKAGRHKHGWSYVIRYEPDYFEKKGFTSPKSLRQKENIINVGKLDEIAEKMSTSKEKGKILIDLENMGYTKLLGTGKVTKPLIIKVSSCSKSAAEKIKKAGGEVQMEAVEPQE; encoded by the coding sequence ATGCCGCATAAACTCAGAAAAATCAGGAAAAAACGCGGTTCCAGAACTCAAGGCTACGGCAGAGTAGGACAGCATAGAAAATCCGGGTCCAAAGGCTACCGCAAAGCTGGACGGCACAAACACGGCTGGTCATACGTTATAAGATACGAACCAGACTATTTCGAGAAAAAAGGGTTCACTTCTCCTAAGAGCCTCAGACAAAAAGAAAATATAATAAATGTTGGAAAACTTGACGAAATAGCCGAAAAAATGTCAACAAGTAAAGAAAAAGGTAAAATTTTGATAGATTTAGAAAATATGGGTTATACTAAACTTCTCGGCACCGGCAAAGTCACAAAACCACTTATCATCAAAGTCTCCTCTTGCTCCAAATCCGCCGCAGAAAAAATAAAGAAAGCCGGTGGAGAGGTTC
- a CDS encoding 30S ribosomal protein S8, whose protein sequence is MDTVANGLITIINNEMRNKRECVISPASKLLGRILRIIQLNGYIGEFEFIDDGRAGKFKVQLLGRINKCGAIKPRFSVKVDEFEEWEKKFLPSRGVGILIVSTPKGVLSHTEAKEKRLGGKLVAFVY, encoded by the coding sequence ATGGACACAGTGGCAAACGGTTTGATAACAATCATAAACAACGAGATGCGCAACAAGCGCGAATGTGTAATTAGCCCAGCGTCTAAACTCTTGGGTCGAATTTTAAGAATTATACAGTTAAACGGTTACATTGGAGAATTCGAATTCATAGACGACGGCCGCGCTGGGAAGTTTAAGGTTCAGCTTTTGGGAAGAATAAACAAGTGCGGCGCTATCAAACCACGCTTTTCAGTTAAAGTGGACGAGTTTGAAGAATGGGAGAAAAAGTTCCTTCCTTCAAGGGGCGTTGGCATATTGATAGTGTCAACACCTAAAGGTGTTCTTTCTCACACCGAAGCAAAAGAAAAACGCTTGGGAGGCAAACTAGTAGCTTTTGTGTATTAG
- the rpmC gene encoding 50S ribosomal protein L29: MPILRVKEIRDMSSEQRMEKLDELKTELVRLKTMVKAGGTIENPARIRELRRTIARILTIENEQKLGLNKEKKEEKKKR, encoded by the coding sequence ATGCCAATACTGCGGGTCAAAGAGATACGGGACATGTCCAGCGAACAAAGAATGGAAAAACTTGACGAGCTCAAAACAGAACTTGTCAGGCTAAAAACGATGGTTAAAGCAGGCGGCACAATAGAAAACCCTGCGAGAATCCGAGAACTGCGCAGAACAATCGCTCGGATACTAACAATAGAAAACGAACAAAAACTCGGACTTAACAAAGAAAAGAAAGAGGAGAAAAAGAAACGATGA
- a CDS encoding 50S ribosomal protein L30, whose product MAEEKKGRKCIIAVRIRGTISAPLEVRETLQMLHLTRNNYAVLIDDRPSFLGMLTTAQNFITWGEATQETVNMLIKEKGKLLGNKKLTDEYAQKTGYKSLEELAESVFNGRVEYWKLPNIQPVFKLHPPTKGFKRKIKRSYKVGGELGYRGEKINELIKRMI is encoded by the coding sequence GTGGCGGAAGAAAAAAAGGGACGAAAATGCATCATAGCCGTGAGAATTCGCGGAACAATTAGCGCTCCGCTAGAAGTTAGGGAAACCTTGCAAATGCTACACTTAACAAGAAATAATTATGCAGTTTTAATTGATGACCGCCCATCCTTTCTTGGAATGCTAACCACAGCGCAAAACTTCATAACATGGGGCGAAGCTACCCAAGAAACTGTAAACATGCTGATAAAAGAGAAGGGAAAGCTTCTCGGAAACAAAAAACTAACGGATGAATATGCACAAAAGACTGGTTACAAGTCTCTTGAAGAACTTGCAGAATCAGTTTTCAATGGTCGCGTTGAATATTGGAAGCTGCCAAATATACAACCAGTATTTAAGCTACATCCACCAACCAAGGGCTTCAAAAGAAAAATAAAAAGAAGCTATAAGGTAGGTGGCGAGCTAGGCTATCGCGGAGAAAAAATCAACGAACTGATAAAGAGAATGATATAA
- a CDS encoding 30S ribosomal protein S14: MGKQKPKKERKYGKGARPCSRCGSYGPVIRRYNLYLCRHCFREVAKKLGFKKYE; this comes from the coding sequence ATGGGTAAACAGAAACCAAAGAAAGAAAGAAAATATGGCAAAGGAGCAAGACCATGCAGCAGATGTGGATCTTACGGACCGGTTATTCGACGTTACAATTTATATTTATGTCGGCATTGTTTTAGAGAAGTAGCCAAAAAACTTGGATTTAAAAAATATGAGTGA
- a CDS encoding 50S ribosomal protein L14 encodes MAAKAKQRALVAKGMLGHGPKISRGLQPPAILRCADNSGARDLRLVQVMGYKGRLRRYPSAAVGDKITVSVRHGTPDMRKKIFQAVIVRQRKPYRRADGVWVQFEDNAAVIITPDGEMKGSEIRGPVAKEAAERWPRIASAASIIV; translated from the coding sequence ATGGCGGCGAAGGCAAAACAAAGAGCATTAGTTGCTAAGGGAATGCTCGGGCATGGACCCAAAATTTCAAGAGGATTACAGCCTCCCGCAATATTAAGATGTGCTGACAACAGCGGAGCCAGAGACCTAAGATTAGTTCAAGTTATGGGTTACAAAGGAAGGTTACGGCGTTATCCTTCCGCTGCAGTCGGCGACAAAATAACCGTGTCAGTTAGACATGGAACGCCAGACATGAGAAAGAAAATCTTTCAAGCAGTAATTGTCAGGCAAAGAAAACCCTACCGAAGAGCTGACGGCGTCTGGGTTCAATTCGAAGACAACGCTGCAGTAATAATAACGCCCGATGGCGAAATGAAAGGCTCCGAAATTCGCGGTCCAGTGGCAAAAGAGGCAGCGGAAAGATGGCCAAGAATAGCGAGCGCCGCCAGTATCATAGTGTAG
- a CDS encoding 30S ribosomal protein S4e, with protein sequence MGRKGGSTGLKRKPAPGFWPIHKKEKVWVVKPSPGPHSLDKCVPLTVVLRDILGFAETKKEAKTIVSQGKMLVDGKVRREDDFPTGLMDVISLPDAEKYFRVLPSRKGLILHPISKDEANFKLCKIENKTVVKNGHVQINLHDGSNVLVKVADPKNPQEDVYETFDTLKIGFPERQILEHVKLKENVLAMITGGKNIGKYGKIVEIEKVKGKKRKNALVIIEDEKGNRYQTILDFVFAIGEAHPLISLPEAA encoded by the coding sequence TTGGGAAGAAAAGGAGGCTCAACAGGACTAAAACGCAAACCAGCACCGGGATTTTGGCCAATCCACAAAAAAGAAAAAGTATGGGTTGTAAAACCGTCGCCTGGACCACATTCACTTGATAAATGTGTGCCTTTGACTGTGGTTCTCCGTGATATTCTAGGCTTCGCAGAGACTAAGAAAGAGGCTAAAACGATAGTTTCGCAAGGAAAAATGCTTGTTGATGGAAAAGTTAGACGCGAAGACGACTTTCCAACGGGTTTAATGGATGTTATCTCTTTGCCGGACGCTGAAAAGTACTTCCGTGTTTTACCTTCAAGAAAAGGCTTGATTCTTCACCCAATCAGTAAGGATGAAGCAAACTTCAAACTATGCAAGATAGAAAACAAAACCGTTGTTAAAAATGGGCATGTGCAAATTAATCTTCATGATGGCTCAAACGTTCTTGTTAAGGTTGCTGATCCTAAAAACCCGCAGGAAGATGTTTACGAAACCTTCGACACTCTAAAGATAGGTTTCCCAGAAAGGCAAATTCTTGAGCATGTAAAACTGAAAGAAAACGTTCTCGCCATGATAACAGGCGGAAAAAACATTGGAAAATACGGTAAGATAGTTGAAATCGAAAAAGTGAAGGGTAAAAAACGTAAGAACGCTCTCGTAATAATCGAAGATGAGAAGGGCAATCGATATCAGACAATTTTGGACTTCGTCTTTGCAATAGGCGAAGCTCACCCACTCATATCACTACCGGAGGCAGCCTAA
- a CDS encoding Hsp20/alpha crystallin family protein, giving the protein MSAKWRRSKKHSKWLDILKNANQTRSRKPRQMLPIRNLRVKRQAHLYTFKMPKARIERAWREPKPLIDILEENDEIIVVTEFTGFNKENLKIHVKNQKLTLSAESPERKYYKSLNLPKRVIPDKIHTKYKNGVLEIRLKKDVEEKAIDKLAG; this is encoded by the coding sequence TTGAGCGCGAAATGGCGAAGAAGTAAAAAGCATTCAAAATGGCTAGACATTTTAAAAAATGCAAATCAAACTAGAAGCAGAAAACCCCGTCAAATGCTTCCAATTAGGAACTTGAGGGTTAAAAGGCAAGCTCATCTCTACACGTTCAAAATGCCTAAGGCGCGTATAGAAAGAGCATGGAGAGAACCTAAACCTCTTATAGACATTCTTGAAGAAAACGATGAAATTATTGTCGTCACCGAGTTCACGGGATTCAATAAAGAAAATCTGAAAATTCACGTGAAAAACCAAAAATTAACCTTATCCGCAGAAAGTCCAGAACGCAAATACTATAAAAGTTTAAATCTTCCTAAAAGAGTGATTCCAGACAAAATACACACGAAATATAAGAACGGTGTGCTCGAAATCCGACTAAAAAAAGATGTTGAAGAAAAAGCGATAGATAAGCTGGCTGGTTAA
- a CDS encoding 30S ribosomal protein S5, with protein sequence MTQRQRERQQSSGNLEQWVPKTRLGKMIQEGRIASIEEVFMGGFQIREPQIVDALLPDLQEEVININLVQKQTDAGEKSRFKAIVAVGNRDGYIGLGSGKASQVRTAIEKAAAQARLNLVPVRRGCGSWECGCGKPHSIPFQVKGKTGAVTIVIVPGPRGLGLVASEVAKIVLSLAGIKDCWTRSYGATRTIPSFAYAVFDALKKTYSLITPVDWVK encoded by the coding sequence TTGACACAAAGACAAAGAGAAAGGCAACAGTCTTCAGGGAATCTTGAGCAATGGGTTCCTAAAACCCGTCTTGGAAAAATGATTCAAGAAGGCAGAATAGCGTCTATCGAAGAAGTTTTTATGGGCGGCTTCCAAATACGCGAGCCACAGATTGTGGACGCATTACTTCCAGACCTGCAAGAAGAAGTCATAAACATAAACCTCGTTCAAAAACAAACAGACGCCGGTGAAAAATCAAGATTTAAAGCCATAGTCGCCGTTGGAAACAGAGACGGCTACATAGGTTTAGGCTCCGGGAAAGCAAGCCAGGTTCGAACCGCCATAGAAAAAGCCGCAGCCCAAGCTCGCTTAAACCTCGTTCCAGTCAGAAGAGGATGTGGAAGCTGGGAATGCGGATGCGGAAAACCCCACTCAATACCTTTCCAAGTTAAAGGAAAAACTGGCGCAGTAACTATAGTTATCGTTCCTGGTCCTCGAGGTTTAGGACTAGTGGCAAGCGAAGTTGCGAAAATAGTTCTCAGCCTAGCGGGAATAAAAGACTGTTGGACCAGAAGTTATGGTGCAACAAGAACTATTCCCTCTTTTGCTTACGCTGTTTTTGATGCGTTGAAGAAAACTTACAGCCTAATAACTCCAGTGGATTGGGTGAAATAA